In one window of Thiobacillus sp. DNA:
- a CDS encoding TauD/TfdA family dioxygenase, with amino-acid sequence MSLAVRPQAQATPFSPFDLDADALYQRWRDAKLKDYPQNLGDLVVEINDPRRLAEAEHAAMLARCRKANMVVYVGKTGADPDPEIPLSLARRFGLQDINKNWLADETGLTSLTVREEGIRQHYIPYTNRAIHWHTDGYYNTADKQIHGLNLHVVQQAATGGENALMDHEIAYLMLRDKNPDYIRALMAPDVMTIPARIDEGGTVGRREEPGPVFSLTPAGNLHMRYTARAHNVIWTEDPVAREALAYLHDLLTGNSSYVYRGRLESGMGLVSNNVLHDRAAFTDDATHKRHYYRARYFDRLAGTDVAEVYAL; translated from the coding sequence ATGTCCCTCGCCGTTCGCCCCCAGGCCCAAGCCACCCCATTCAGCCCCTTTGATCTCGATGCTGATGCCCTTTACCAACGCTGGCGCGACGCCAAGCTCAAGGATTACCCGCAAAACCTGGGTGACCTGGTGGTGGAAATCAACGACCCACGCCGCCTCGCCGAAGCCGAACACGCCGCCATGCTGGCGCGCTGCCGCAAGGCCAACATGGTGGTGTACGTCGGCAAGACCGGGGCCGACCCCGACCCGGAAATTCCCCTCTCGCTCGCGCGCCGCTTTGGCCTGCAGGACATCAACAAAAACTGGCTGGCCGACGAGACGGGCCTGACCTCGCTGACCGTGCGCGAAGAAGGTATCCGCCAGCACTACATCCCCTACACCAACCGCGCCATTCACTGGCACACCGACGGCTACTACAACACCGCCGACAAACAGATTCACGGCCTTAACCTGCATGTGGTGCAGCAGGCCGCCACCGGCGGCGAAAACGCGCTGATGGATCATGAAATCGCCTACCTGATGCTGCGCGACAAAAACCCGGATTACATCCGCGCCCTCATGGCCCCGGACGTGATGACCATTCCTGCGCGCATCGACGAAGGCGGCACGGTGGGCCGCCGGGAAGAACCCGGCCCGGTGTTCAGTCTGACCCCGGCCGGCAACCTGCACATGCGCTACACCGCCCGTGCCCACAACGTGATCTGGACGGAAGACCCGGTAGCCCGCGAAGCGCTGGCCTATCTGCATGACCTGCTCACCGGCAACTCATCCTATGTGTACCGGGGCCGCCTTGAATCCGGCATGGGCCTGGTCAGCAACAACGTGCTGCACGACCGCGCCGCCTTCACCGACGACGCCACCCACAAACGCCACTACTACCGCGCCCGTTATTTCGACCGCCTCGCAGGCACGGATGTGGCGGAGGTGTACGCGCTGTAG
- a CDS encoding Crp/Fnr family transcriptional regulator, whose protein sequence is MNNPKKPAKPPSAQPAEAPEQSPATEDAWRFIVNLPRTRIPRRSSLAPAVAERLSEAEMIERLRRFEMFEPLPDAILKKLAKSASIQVYRAGDRLWNQGEPNERVVFIEQGLAKTARRTRGGDSRTFGLYGPGDSMGIYAIWAGMKYPTDAWAMSDGMAVIQLDPLTLLQCAEKQPRLSVALMAEISRFTEALVHKIEIVGAGSISERVAALMVMLVDRYGIEVGEGKACLPVYLTLEQIGEIVDSRMETVNRVLAKWKRQGWLTVNASGYHFLHFDNVRALLPEFPARDGF, encoded by the coding sequence GTGAACAACCCGAAAAAACCCGCCAAACCTCCGTCCGCGCAGCCTGCCGAAGCGCCAGAGCAGAGCCCGGCTACGGAAGATGCCTGGCGCTTTATCGTCAATCTGCCACGCACCCGTATTCCACGGCGCAGCAGCTTGGCACCTGCTGTGGCCGAGCGTCTGAGTGAGGCAGAGATGATTGAACGCTTGCGCCGCTTCGAGATGTTCGAACCCTTGCCGGATGCGATTCTTAAGAAGCTCGCCAAGTCGGCCAGCATTCAGGTGTATCGCGCGGGAGATCGGCTCTGGAATCAGGGCGAACCCAATGAGCGTGTGGTGTTCATCGAACAGGGGCTGGCCAAGACCGCACGCCGCACACGTGGCGGTGACAGTCGGACTTTTGGCCTGTATGGCCCCGGTGATTCGATGGGCATTTATGCCATCTGGGCTGGCATGAAATACCCCACCGATGCCTGGGCCATGAGCGATGGCATGGCGGTGATTCAGCTTGATCCGCTCACGCTCCTGCAATGCGCCGAAAAACAGCCGCGCCTGTCCGTAGCGCTCATGGCTGAAATCAGCCGCTTTACCGAGGCGCTGGTGCACAAGATCGAAATCGTCGGGGCAGGTTCCATTTCCGAACGCGTGGCGGCCCTGATGGTGATGCTGGTGGATCGCTACGGCATTGAAGTGGGTGAAGGCAAGGCCTGCCTGCCGGTTTACCTGACCCTGGAACAGATCGGCGAGATCGTCGATTCACGCATGGAAACCGTAAATCGGGTATTGGCCAAGTGGAAACGGCAAGGCTGGCTGACCGTGAATGCCAGCGGCTATCACTTTCTGCATTTCGACAACGTACGTGCTTTATTGCCGGAATTTCCGGCCCGAGACGGTTTTTGA
- a CDS encoding 4Fe-4S binding protein has protein sequence MDRRAFFLQAFRNTGEKVVKLCDAKANQQAAHWIRPPYARDELEFLLACTRCGACMEACPHEVIFPLAVRLGITVAGTPALNLLHKGCHLCDGWPCVAACEPGALRKAAEDAEAGLRPFARVHIDTEACLPHQGPECGACEGSCPVPGALVWDLCRPRIDPLHCVGCALCRAACIVQPSAIKVEALARTADVA, from the coding sequence ATGGATCGTCGAGCGTTCTTCCTCCAGGCCTTTCGCAATACGGGCGAAAAAGTCGTCAAGCTGTGCGATGCCAAGGCCAACCAGCAGGCCGCCCACTGGATTCGCCCGCCCTACGCCCGGGACGAGCTGGAGTTCCTGCTGGCCTGCACGCGCTGCGGTGCCTGCATGGAGGCCTGCCCCCACGAGGTGATCTTTCCACTGGCGGTCCGGCTCGGTATCACCGTGGCCGGCACGCCAGCGTTGAACCTGCTCCACAAGGGCTGCCATCTGTGCGACGGGTGGCCGTGCGTCGCCGCCTGCGAACCGGGCGCCCTGAGAAAGGCCGCCGAAGATGCCGAGGCGGGGCTGCGGCCTTTTGCCCGGGTCCATATTGATACAGAGGCTTGTCTGCCCCACCAAGGCCCGGAGTGCGGGGCCTGCGAGGGCAGTTGTCCCGTTCCCGGCGCACTCGTGTGGGATCTGTGCCGCCCGCGCATCGACCCCTTGCACTGTGTGGGCTGCGCCCTCTGCCGCGCGGCCTGCATCGTGCAGCCTTCGGCCATCAAGGTCGAAGCCCTGGCACGCACAGCCGACGTTGCCTGA
- a CDS encoding 4Fe-4S binding protein, with protein MMMTHPGLPETWALAILALMLLTLVWAVRAPLAATGMGRPALPLIGHGVKASFPTLGPGLLLALKLVTVSLFLLVIAAGLFGSPIPERNLATVLTWNLWWAGLVFSIFFLGSAWCAVCPWDALAQWLVRRKIWGRAELNNSLNLVVPRGLRCVWPALGLLVGLTWLELGLGITLDPYATALLALLIVVLATASLAIFRRRAFCHYFCPVGRTVGAYAQLAAVELRPVDTDLCARCKTLDCHHGNAAVEPCPTGLVMGRLTQNTYCTSCGNCAQSCPHGNVAWRLRSPGIEAEQGARPHWDEAVFMLALLALTALHGLSMMTFWEDWMRTLARAIGDSGRLLWSFSLGLVACLAAVAGAYALTAAATRRLTRSRLPFKRFLTTFAFAALPLAIAYHMAHNLNHLVRESAGVTQVLHNPLGTGALPFSMAEKQVRHMNLLLWQDTLFAMQAGLLVLGFLVAVRIVRRRGAAVLEADRAGQVWRLLPMLLFAAGITGFNLWLLMQPMVMRL; from the coding sequence CTGATGATGACCCATCCGGGGCTACCGGAAACCTGGGCGCTCGCCATCCTCGCCCTCATGCTGCTGACCCTGGTCTGGGCGGTGCGCGCACCGCTCGCCGCAACCGGCATGGGCAGACCTGCCCTGCCGCTGATCGGTCACGGCGTCAAGGCCAGCTTCCCTACCCTTGGCCCCGGCCTCCTCCTTGCCTTGAAACTCGTGACGGTTTCGCTGTTTCTGCTGGTGATTGCCGCCGGTTTGTTCGGCTCGCCCATCCCCGAGAGAAATCTTGCCACCGTGCTGACCTGGAACCTGTGGTGGGCCGGGCTGGTGTTTTCGATCTTCTTCCTCGGCTCGGCCTGGTGCGCGGTCTGCCCCTGGGATGCCCTGGCGCAGTGGCTGGTGCGACGAAAAATCTGGGGCCGCGCCGAACTCAACAATTCACTCAATCTCGTGGTGCCGCGCGGGCTGCGCTGCGTGTGGCCGGCCCTGGGGCTGCTCGTCGGTCTGACCTGGCTCGAACTTGGCTTAGGCATCACCCTCGACCCCTATGCCACGGCCTTGCTCGCGCTTCTCATCGTGGTGCTGGCCACGGCCTCCCTGGCGATTTTTCGGCGCCGCGCGTTTTGCCACTATTTCTGCCCGGTAGGCCGCACCGTGGGGGCCTATGCGCAACTGGCGGCGGTGGAACTGCGCCCCGTCGACACCGACCTTTGCGCCCGCTGCAAGACCCTGGATTGCCACCACGGCAACGCAGCGGTGGAACCGTGCCCCACCGGTCTGGTGATGGGGCGGCTCACACAAAACACCTACTGCACGTCCTGCGGCAACTGCGCTCAAAGCTGCCCGCACGGCAACGTGGCCTGGCGTTTGCGTTCCCCCGGCATCGAAGCCGAACAGGGCGCGCGCCCGCATTGGGACGAGGCGGTCTTCATGCTCGCCCTGCTGGCGCTCACCGCCTTGCATGGGCTGTCCATGATGACCTTCTGGGAAGACTGGATGCGCACCCTGGCCCGCGCCATCGGCGACAGCGGCCGCCTGCTGTGGAGCTTCAGCCTTGGGCTTGTGGCCTGTCTTGCCGCCGTGGCCGGGGCCTATGCCCTCACGGCAGCGGCCACCCGCCGCCTGACCCGCAGCCGCCTGCCGTTCAAACGGTTTCTGACCACTTTCGCTTTCGCGGCACTCCCCCTCGCAATCGCCTACCACATGGCGCACAACCTCAATCATCTGGTGCGGGAAAGTGCGGGGGTCACCCAGGTATTGCACAACCCGCTGGGCACGGGGGCACTGCCCTTCAGCATGGCGGAAAAACAGGTGCGGCACATGAACCTGCTGCTCTGGCAGGACACGCTCTTTGCCATGCAGGCCGGCCTGCTGGTGCTGGGTTTTCTCGTCGCCGTGCGCATCGTGCGCCGACGCGGCGCGGCGGTGCTCGAAGCGGATCGGGCAGGGCAGGTCTGGCGGCTCCTTCCGATGCTGCTGTTCGCCGCCGGCATCACCGGCTTCAACCTCTGGTTGCTGATGCAGCCGATGGTGATGCGCTTGTAA
- a CDS encoding 4Fe-4S dicluster domain-containing protein: MQRRSALQRLIRGAALLAAASLPYGVARLLAPEARAQNHNREHNREHKRNHIRPPGALKDDAAFVAACIGCGLCGEVCPPRCIRFHDRDGGGKVNTPFINPEDKGCTLCNKCMAVCPTEALIETPLDEIDMGIAQIDRAACYPWVDRGICGACVSVCPLGERAIGFEMWNQYRPIIKDGCVGCGLCVEVCPEPSLPIWIVDRAEGTVARHTV, translated from the coding sequence ATGCAGCGCCGTAGCGCCCTGCAACGCCTGATCCGGGGCGCGGCCCTGCTCGCCGCCGCCAGCCTGCCCTATGGCGTGGCCCGCCTGCTGGCACCGGAAGCCCGCGCGCAAAACCACAACCGCGAACACAACCGCGAACACAAACGCAACCACATCCGCCCGCCGGGGGCATTGAAGGACGATGCCGCCTTTGTCGCCGCCTGCATCGGCTGCGGCCTGTGCGGGGAAGTCTGCCCGCCGCGCTGCATCCGCTTTCATGACCGCGACGGCGGCGGCAAGGTGAACACGCCCTTCATCAACCCCGAGGACAAGGGCTGCACCCTGTGCAACAAGTGCATGGCGGTCTGCCCCACCGAGGCGCTGATTGAAACCCCGCTGGACGAGATCGATATGGGCATCGCCCAGATCGACCGCGCCGCCTGCTACCCCTGGGTGGATCGCGGCATCTGCGGTGCCTGCGTGAGCGTCTGCCCCCTGGGTGAGCGGGCCATCGGCTTCGAGATGTGGAACCAGTACCGGCCCATCATCAAGGATGGATGCGTGGGCTGCGGCCTGTGCGTGGAAGTCTGCCCCGAACCCAGCCTGCCAATCTGGATCGTCGATCGCGCCGAGGGCACGGTCGCCAGGCACACGGTATGA
- a CDS encoding 4Fe-4S binding protein, with translation MSLTMGTPKPFALWRHLNKLRWLSLSIVFAMLVALPFIHVYQTYTAAHAYDLLAPAEKQLYDVMETLTAAFTDDPAEDLDAIKGNTWSGSFFGLQLSDPLAVAGQMAAGLKLYAPFLLTALIPVLFTLVLGRFFCGWICPATFLYELNTNVSTWLARLGFKVGNRRFDLRLKYAVLGVGLLLSAATGSVLMAAIYPPAIVGRELYYAIALGGFGAGAAFFVGTLLFDTLVARRGFCRYLCPGGALYSLLGRYRLLRIRRIVENCNDCAKCNAVCEFGLDPLRDHFGQECNNCTACIAVCPTQAMTFVLRPTDFPKQGPGHLGKQYRRAHPDQGAH, from the coding sequence ATGAGCCTCACGATGGGCACTCCCAAACCGTTTGCCCTCTGGCGACACCTCAACAAGCTGCGCTGGCTGAGCCTTTCCATCGTGTTTGCGATGCTGGTGGCCTTGCCCTTCATTCATGTCTACCAGACCTACACCGCTGCGCATGCCTACGATCTGCTCGCCCCCGCGGAAAAACAGCTCTACGACGTGATGGAAACCCTCACCGCCGCCTTCACGGACGACCCCGCCGAAGACCTGGACGCGATCAAGGGCAACACCTGGTCGGGCAGTTTCTTCGGCTTGCAGTTGAGCGACCCGCTCGCCGTGGCCGGGCAGATGGCGGCGGGGCTCAAGCTGTATGCGCCGTTTTTGCTGACGGCCCTCATCCCCGTGTTGTTCACGCTCGTGCTGGGGCGGTTTTTCTGTGGCTGGATCTGCCCCGCCACTTTTTTGTATGAGCTCAACACCAACGTCTCCACCTGGCTTGCCCGCCTGGGCTTCAAGGTGGGCAACCGCCGTTTTGACCTGCGCCTGAAATACGCGGTGCTGGGTGTGGGGCTGCTGCTCTCCGCCGCTACCGGCTCGGTGTTGATGGCGGCGATCTATCCGCCGGCCATCGTCGGGCGCGAGCTGTACTACGCCATTGCCCTGGGCGGGTTCGGGGCCGGCGCGGCGTTCTTCGTCGGCACCCTGTTGTTCGACACCCTGGTCGCGCGCCGGGGCTTCTGCCGCTACCTCTGCCCCGGCGGCGCGCTCTATTCACTGCTGGGCCGTTATCGCCTGCTGCGCATCCGCCGCATCGTCGAAAACTGCAACGACTGCGCCAAGTGCAATGCAGTGTGCGAATTCGGCCTCGACCCGTTGCGCGACCATTTCGGCCAGGAATGCAACAACTGCACGGCCTGCATCGCGGTCTGCCCCACCCAGGCCATGACCTTCGTGCTGCGCCCCACGGACTTTCCGAAGCAAGGCCCCGGCCACCTGGGCAAACAGTACCGCCGCGCCCATCCCGACCAGGGAGCGCATTGA
- a CDS encoding 4Fe-4S dicluster domain-containing protein — protein MQRRSFLDALLSAAAATALSPLLAEARPAASTRQPTRSIRYLRPPGARPEAEFLAHCIHCGQCGEVCPNRCIQYFGHENGLRSLDTPYIVPREQSCILCMKCGEVCPTDAIQPVARELAPILGKVRMGRARVDERLCLSFQGKTCGVCYRACPLQDVAIRVGRLEQPQVLEACVGCGLCERSCIQIPQAIRIIPDYG, from the coding sequence ATGCAGCGCAGAAGCTTTCTTGACGCACTGCTCAGTGCCGCCGCCGCGACGGCGCTGAGCCCGCTGCTGGCCGAGGCGCGGCCAGCCGCATCGACACGTCAACCCACACGTTCAATCCGTTACTTGAGGCCGCCGGGCGCGCGTCCGGAAGCAGAATTCCTGGCGCATTGCATCCACTGCGGGCAATGCGGCGAGGTCTGCCCCAACCGCTGCATCCAGTATTTCGGCCACGAGAACGGGCTGCGCTCGCTCGATACGCCCTACATCGTGCCGCGCGAGCAGTCCTGCATCCTGTGCATGAAATGCGGCGAGGTCTGCCCCACCGATGCCATCCAGCCGGTGGCGCGCGAGCTGGCGCCCATCCTCGGCAAGGTGCGCATGGGCCGGGCGCGGGTGGATGAACGGCTGTGCCTGTCGTTTCAAGGCAAGACCTGCGGTGTCTGTTACCGCGCCTGCCCCTTGCAGGATGTGGCGATCCGCGTGGGCCGCCTGGAACAGCCCCAGGTACTGGAAGCCTGCGTCGGCTGCGGGCTGTGCGAGCGTTCCTGCATCCAGATTCCCCAGGCCATCCGCATCATTCCGGATTACGGCTAA
- a CDS encoding molybdopterin-dependent oxidoreductase yields MKRIKMHRRDFLKGSAFITGSAVGASLMVGSNPELEAAPLPPGAASTKRTTALAQCPYCGVGCGTVIISENGKIVSMQPDKDHPTNFGLQCIKGLTAAEPIYVDRMQGDPYVRRDVWAEWNKPGHGDMDFISKTKGSFDEEHFVRVPYEKASDMTAHKIAHFAKKYGGNSIALYGSGQLTMEGQYLENVFMKGVLGSNTIEANARMCMTSAVTGYYATLGSDTPPLAYEDIELSDMIMHFGHNAREAHPIIFWRCADHKKKKNISTVVADPRYTGTSKGYADINPKNHVDVPVLNGDISFLNAIAHVLLKDHKDVIDWKFLKAHTTGWKEYVDGVLAHYSPEQVQDRMGTDEVPPAKIRLVAKMFADATRKRLARGRDGHGGVIIMWGIGYNQHIHGQNNIISIINLCTLTGNLAKPGCGPFSMTGQPNAMGERFTGGLTGRLPFNEPLDNPLHRLKMAKAWRVPEKNLERALNSQNPGFAVGMLERALKGDLKAMFWVYATHIDLPDQNNLVRPALLKTFNVVQEIYRHAPNNLYADVIFPAATWGEVEGTYISSERRININQKAAEPPPGCRPDMDMVIDKGKEIAHLLGLDADAIFPYKKLKDGTYDSQEVFRDVCRASAGTDVDLTGILEVEKADKVAPYDQIAELRGIMWPAPTYQIAKDGGTKRRYMNQENQWTNRPYGYFRTKDGKVHMQLCQQDYSDREAVTAKLMEFGVKKGKYTIDNLALLKEARDKGLTPDLPDMKFRGKSWDAVPKDKYPYWLGLGVVYEHFHTAKSNRSPTTRRLVPEMYVEMHEQDAKELGIKDGDKVRLVTRRGSFEARAQVGTHSLVKPARNSVPRGYLFSPWNLSVADSADPKKNKWLVNKTSSRVWDPVSGQVDFKKLAARVEKV; encoded by the coding sequence ATGAAACGAATCAAAATGCACCGCCGCGACTTCCTCAAGGGAAGCGCCTTCATCACCGGTTCCGCCGTGGGCGCAAGCCTGATGGTGGGCAGCAATCCGGAGCTAGAAGCGGCTCCGCTGCCGCCCGGGGCAGCCTCCACCAAGCGCACCACGGCCCTTGCCCAGTGCCCCTACTGCGGCGTGGGCTGCGGCACGGTCATCATTTCGGAGAACGGCAAGATCGTCTCCATGCAGCCGGACAAGGATCACCCCACCAACTTTGGCCTGCAGTGCATCAAGGGCCTGACCGCCGCCGAGCCAATCTATGTGGACCGCATGCAGGGGGACCCCTATGTGCGCCGTGACGTGTGGGCCGAATGGAACAAGCCGGGCCATGGCGACATGGATTTCATCAGCAAGACCAAGGGCTCCTTTGACGAGGAACATTTCGTGCGCGTGCCCTACGAGAAGGCGTCCGACATGACGGCGCACAAGATCGCCCACTTCGCCAAGAAGTACGGCGGCAACAGCATCGCGCTGTACGGTTCCGGCCAGCTCACCATGGAAGGCCAGTACCTGGAAAACGTGTTCATGAAGGGGGTGCTGGGCTCCAACACCATCGAGGCCAATGCCCGCATGTGCATGACCTCGGCGGTGACCGGCTATTACGCGACCCTGGGTTCGGACACGCCCCCGCTGGCCTACGAGGACATCGAGCTGTCGGACATGATCATGCACTTCGGGCACAACGCCCGAGAGGCGCACCCCATCATTTTCTGGCGCTGCGCCGACCACAAGAAAAAGAAAAACATCTCAACCGTGGTCGCTGACCCGCGTTACACCGGCACCAGCAAGGGCTATGCGGACATCAACCCGAAAAACCATGTGGATGTGCCCGTACTCAACGGCGACATCAGCTTCCTCAATGCCATTGCCCACGTGCTGCTCAAGGATCACAAGGACGTGATTGACTGGAAGTTCCTGAAAGCCCACACCACCGGCTGGAAGGAATATGTGGATGGCGTGCTGGCCCACTACAGCCCGGAGCAGGTGCAGGACCGCATGGGCACCGACGAAGTGCCGCCCGCTAAGATTCGCCTGGTGGCGAAGATGTTTGCCGACGCCACGCGCAAGCGCCTGGCGCGGGGCAGGGACGGCCACGGTGGCGTGATCATCATGTGGGGCATCGGCTACAACCAGCACATCCACGGTCAGAACAACATCATTTCCATCATCAACCTGTGCACCTTGACCGGCAACCTGGCCAAGCCCGGCTGCGGCCCCTTCTCCATGACCGGCCAGCCCAATGCCATGGGCGAGCGCTTCACCGGCGGCCTCACCGGCCGGCTGCCGTTCAACGAGCCGCTGGATAACCCCCTGCACCGCCTGAAAATGGCCAAGGCCTGGCGCGTGCCCGAGAAAAACCTGGAGCGTGCGCTCAACTCGCAGAACCCCGGCTTTGCCGTGGGCATGCTGGAACGCGCGCTGAAAGGCGACCTCAAGGCGATGTTCTGGGTTTATGCCACCCACATCGACCTGCCTGACCAGAACAACCTGGTGCGCCCGGCGCTCCTGAAAACCTTCAACGTGGTGCAGGAAATCTACCGCCATGCGCCCAACAATCTCTACGCCGACGTGATCTTCCCCGCCGCCACCTGGGGCGAGGTGGAAGGCACCTACATCAGCTCCGAGCGGCGCATCAACATCAACCAGAAGGCCGCCGAACCGCCGCCCGGCTGCCGTCCAGACATGGACATGGTGATCGACAAGGGCAAGGAAATCGCCCACCTGCTGGGCCTGGATGCGGATGCCATCTTCCCCTACAAGAAGCTCAAGGACGGCACCTACGACTCGCAGGAAGTCTTCCGCGACGTGTGCCGGGCCAGTGCCGGCACGGACGTCGATCTCACCGGCATTCTGGAGGTGGAGAAGGCGGACAAGGTGGCGCCCTATGACCAGATCGCCGAACTGCGCGGCATCATGTGGCCGGCACCCACCTACCAGATCGCCAAGGACGGCGGCACCAAGCGCCGCTACATGAACCAGGAAAACCAGTGGACCAACCGGCCCTACGGTTACTTCCGCACCAAGGACGGCAAGGTGCACATGCAGCTTTGCCAGCAGGACTACTCCGACCGCGAGGCGGTCACCGCCAAGCTGATGGAATTCGGCGTCAAGAAGGGCAAGTACACCATCGACAACCTGGCCTTGCTCAAGGAAGCGCGCGACAAGGGTCTGACCCCCGACCTGCCGGACATGAAGTTCCGTGGCAAGTCCTGGGACGCCGTACCCAAGGACAAATACCCCTACTGGCTGGGCCTGGGCGTGGTGTACGAACATTTCCACACCGCCAAATCCAATCGCAGCCCCACTACGCGGCGTCTGGTGCCGGAGATGTACGTGGAGATGCACGAGCAGGATGCGAAGGAACTCGGCATCAAGGACGGTGACAAGGTGCGTCTGGTGACGCGCCGGGGTTCCTTCGAGGCGCGCGCCCAGGTCGGCACCCACAGCCTGGTCAAACCGGCGCGCAACAGCGTGCCGCGCGGCTACTTGTTCAGCCCCTGGAACCTGTCGGTGGCCGATAGCGCCGATCCCAAAAAGAACAAGTGGCTGGTCAACAAGACCTCCAGCCGCGTCTGGGATCCGGTCTCCGGCCAGGTGGACTTCAAGAAGCTGGCGGCGCGGGTGGAGAAGGTATGA
- a CDS encoding c-type cytochrome has product MCLFALSANAADQALIKKGRQVYEENCSACHQADAIGKAGFAPSLTNPEFLSLSSDGFLRANIVGGREGTGMPPFAHLGERDVNAIIAYLRSFATLPDRSAEVDAQPEARGDPRLGSQWYEYICSTCHGGVGEGYETGGPGTAIGRSGFLDRVSDGYIRTTIKEGRSNTRMLGFKGPASMANLSDQEIDDIIVYMRAMSAKQ; this is encoded by the coding sequence ATGTGTTTGTTTGCCCTGTCGGCAAACGCCGCGGACCAGGCGCTCATCAAGAAAGGCCGGCAGGTTTACGAAGAAAACTGCTCGGCCTGCCACCAGGCCGATGCCATCGGCAAGGCGGGCTTTGCGCCTTCGCTCACCAACCCGGAATTCCTTAGCCTGAGTTCGGATGGTTTTCTGCGCGCCAACATCGTTGGCGGGCGCGAGGGCACCGGCATGCCGCCCTTCGCGCATCTGGGCGAGCGTGATGTGAACGCCATCATTGCCTACCTGCGTTCCTTCGCCACTCTGCCGGATCGCAGCGCGGAAGTGGATGCGCAGCCGGAAGCGCGGGGTGATCCGCGTCTGGGCAGCCAGTGGTACGAGTACATCTGCTCCACCTGCCACGGCGGCGTGGGTGAAGGCTACGAGACCGGCGGGCCGGGCACGGCGATTGGCCGCTCCGGCTTCCTGGACCGTGTCTCGGATGGCTACATCCGCACCACCATCAAGGAAGGCCGTTCGAATACCCGCATGCTCGGTTTCAAAGGGCCGGCTTCCATGGCCAATCTTTCCGACCAGGAAATCGACGACATCATCGTGTACATGCGCGCCATGAGCGCGAAGCAATAA
- a CDS encoding non-heme iron oxygenase ferredoxin subunit, with the protein MMAWVSVAGAHELAPTQMKRVEAAGKRLLLANAEGKYYCVDEMCTHEDYSLWFGCIKGRSIKCSLHGSYFDLENGKPLNDPADCPLATYPTKVEDGQVWVDVA; encoded by the coding sequence CTGATGGCCTGGGTCAGCGTGGCCGGGGCCCACGAACTGGCCCCCACCCAGATGAAGCGAGTGGAGGCGGCGGGCAAGCGCCTGCTGCTCGCCAATGCCGAGGGTAAGTACTATTGCGTGGACGAGATGTGCACCCACGAGGACTATTCCCTCTGGTTCGGCTGCATCAAGGGCCGGTCCATAAAGTGCAGCCTCCATGGCAGTTATTTCGACCTGGAGAACGGCAAGCCACTGAACGATCCCGCCGACTGTCCCCTGGCCACCTATCCCACCAAGGTGGAAGACGGGCAGGTTTGGGTTGACGTGGCTTGA